The proteins below come from a single Pseudochaenichthys georgianus chromosome 14, fPseGeo1.2, whole genome shotgun sequence genomic window:
- the LOC117458636 gene encoding neurosecretory protein VGF: MVMTCHHAPATAQLILLVLLIVTPQLAGTAPAWVEGREGGVEGRTRTDLKEDNLAPFLSPPPKSISSPDNASLDRGWGPGRDNQSDKLTDPARVLAVLLEALDHPRESEIQGGAYRDWEEDQSQELLSIEGLEGGEISRTGETEGERGEEEEEEEEEEEEGEEEGRRADKAIEQLIVGHLTAAQGGDFKERDEDDKNTRSDQRWSVEDVGADGVNKEEGKEEEGRHYLESLLNKARTGSASQGEESSLQRKIRGYFQNIDLGLQDNEILPPLKGYKAYNTQLARAGKKQHWEENQSNNRPSTGGNFMDEFEDEGEELEEEVEEEEESLSHMEEEARARAEKQEVLRQQEEAERAREEEQRLADIASDMLLQYMGRKQQSYMKPRQKSSMGLASNTAEDKRSEEVLPDEDDLDQQMIDRLIEISSKLHLPADDVIEIISDVEEKKKKRKELQMLPTNSNPVAPRFRPLVPLPLAAPPIYHYTASKNPKKAPYRYNKSNKKWHKDNVKSYKQDYWYKPQKQLDYWYKPQKQFLAFPSYPYYQKPYRAYYPVYFPYPKAQYYGKPSPSRDQPFAPQELDLQPPRRRHRGGGKNRGHGWRQQPAPRLPLTPYISNYILPHPRTYQSLPPPKPITPPRRGRRPPFIYQQVTPADDYEEDGLVPQLNSEEELENFIERIYMKRRMY, encoded by the coding sequence ATGGTCATGACCTGTCATCACGCCCCTGCCACAGCCCAGCTCATCCTATTGGTCCTGCTCATTGTCACTCCACAGCTGGCTGGCACCGCCCCTGCGTGGGTTGAGGGAAGGGAGGGAGGGGTGGAAGGGCGCACACGGACAGACCTAAAAGAGGATAACCTCGCCCCCTTCCTCTCGCCCCCACCCAAGAGTATCTCCAGCCCTGACAACGCGTCGCTAGACCGGGGCTGGGGTCCGGGTCGAGATAACCAATCAGATAAATTGACTGACCCTGCGCGGGTACTCGCTGTTCTTCTGGAGGCCCTGGACCACCCGAGGGAGAGTGAAATCCAGGGGGGTGCATACAGAGACTGGGAGGAGGATCAGAGTCAGGAGCTGCTCTCCATTGAAGGCTTGGAGGGTGGTGAGATAAGCAGAACAGGGGAGACAGAGGGTgagaggggggaggaggaggaggaggaggaggaggaggaggaggagggggaagagGAGGGCCGACGGGCTGATAAGGCTATTGAACAGCTAATTGTAGGCCATTTGACAGCTGCTCAGGGTGGTGACTTTAAGGAAAGGGATGAGGATGATAAAAACACAAGGTCAGATCAAAGGTGGTCCGTGGAGGATGTGGGAGCTGATGGTGTAAATAAGGAAGAAGGGAAAGAAGAGGAGGGAcgacattatttagaaagttTATTAAACAAGGCAAGAACAGGTTCGGCCTCACAGGGAGAAGAGTCCTCTCTGCAGCGCAAAATAAGAGGCTACTTCCAAAACATTGACTTGGGTCTCCAAGATAATGAGATCTTGCCTCCTCTGAAGGGCTACAAGGCATACAACACTCAGCTAGCACGAGCAGGGAAGAAGCAGCACTGGGAGGAGAACCAGTCCAACAACCGACCCTCCACGGGGGGCAACTTCATGGACGAATTTGAGGATGAAGgtgaggagctggaggaggaggttgaagaagaggaggagagcctctcccacatggaggaggaggccaGAGCTCGCGCAGAGAAGCAGGAGGTGCtccggcagcaggaggaggcggAGCGAGCCCGAGAGGAGGAGCAGAGGCTGGCAGACATCGCCTCTGACATGCTGCTGCAGTACATGGGGAGAAAGCAACAGTCCTATATGAAGCCCCGGCAGAAAAGCAGCATGGGACTCGCCAGCAACACCGCCGAGGACAAGCGCTCCGAAGAGGTCCTCCCCGACGAAGACGACCTGGACCAGCAAATGATCGACAGGCTGATCGAGATCAGCAGCAAACTGCATCTGCCCGCTGATGATGTCATTGAGATTATTAGTGACgtggaagagaagaagaagaaaaggaaaGAGTTGCAAATGCTGCCAACCAACAGCAACCCCGTTGCCCCGCGCTTTAGGCCTCTGGTACCTCTTCCTCTGGCTGCGCCTCCTATCTACCACTACACAGCCTCAAAAAACCCCAAGAAAGCTCCTTATAGGTACAACAAGTCCAACAAGAAATGGCACAAGGACAATGTCAAGTCATACAAGCAGGACTATTGGTATAAGCCTCAGAAGCAGCTTGACTACTGGTATAAGCCCCAGAAACAATTTCTAGCTTTCCCCTCTTATCCATACTACCAGAAGCCATATCGAGCATACTACCCTGTTTATTTCCCATATCCCAAAGCACAGTACTATGGCAAGCCCTCCCCATCCAGAGACCAGCCGTTCGCCCCCCAGGAACTTGACCTCCAGCCCCCAAGGCGCAGGCACCGAGGTGGGGGTAAGAACCGTGGTCATGGTTGGAGGCAGCAGCCAGCGCCACGCCTGCCTCTCACCCCTTATATCTCTAACTATATCCTTCCTCACCCACGGACCTACCAATCCCTACCTCCACCCAAACCAATAACCCCGCCCAGGAGAGGCAGGAGACCCCCATTCATCTATCAACAAGTCACACCGGCAGATGACTATGAGGAGGATGGACTGGTGCCTCAGCTGAACAGCGAGGAGGAACTGGAGAACTTTATCGAGAGGATCTACATGAAACGCAGAATGTATTGA